A window of Tachypleus tridentatus isolate NWPU-2018 chromosome 7, ASM421037v1, whole genome shotgun sequence genomic DNA:
TTATTCACTGTTCAGGTGATATTTGTAAAGGACTAGGATTCTGCTTTATTGTAATACAAAGTCTTTAACTACGATTACTGGTGGACTAGTGAATGTCTGGTATTTTATTCACTATACTAGTTGGAAAAATGTTGACTGAGCCAGACTTGTGTTGGATTGCCTTAGTGGGATCAAGTAAAATTACTAGCTAGTTAGTCGGTGGGGTCAAGTAAAATTACTAGTTAATTAGTTTTTTAAGATCGTGACATTggtactgttgtatttatatacatgtcaTGTGTGTACATGAGAAAGATTACATGATGCTGGTATTCTGGATTTATACACTTGTGGAAAAGACTAGGTGTAGTGGTTAGCGTATATGATTGGGGATTCAAGAGTCCATGGTTTACAGTTGTCGAACCAAGATTACACTGCACTTTGGAGCCATGGGTATGTTTAGGAGTGACAATAAGATAGTAAAATTAGCATTTGTTGTTAACTAGTTGGTTTCTTTATAGtctgttcaaaattagagatggtttGTGCAAATAtctttgtgtaaatattaaaacaaacagatacagatttatgtttattttggtaAGGTTACAGTATTTACTCAGTAAATAAACATTCATGGTTTTTGGTACAGTGACATTTAGATGAAGTTGAGTAATGTTTAGTCAGTATAGAAGTGTTGAAAACATGTATCTGAGAAATAAACCTTTCCTGCTTATATGTTAATCCAGCAATAATGTAATTTGTACTACAGCTGTTTTTAAGTAATGGGGTATTACATACAAAGAATTTGTATGAAAAAACGTTTTGAAATGTTCATGTATATATATGAGATAAAAAAGTACCGTGTGTATGTCAGACgtacataagtaaaatatatatttatataacttgatatTGAATGTATGTCATGATAATAAAGATACATTAAGTGGATGTCttatattatttactaattttgaTTTCAATCATGATGTTATTTTCATGACTCTTTCTCTTACCTGATATTTAGGTATAATGGAAACAGTTTAGTTCCAGATAATAACAACCATAATATGGTTCCAAGGACAAGACCTGCCAATTTCTCAGGACCAGTCCAGTTTAAGCAGCTTGTgggaaaatgttttaatatgacTGGTGGAGAGTATGTAGAAAAATTATTGTTGGCATTAATACACAGATGTTTAGTTACCTATATCACATTGCACATCATGTAGTGTGTAACAAATGTAGATGTTTAGTTACTTCCACCACAGTAGACATAATGTTgtgttaaaagataaaaacagactccactgttttgaaatatttaaatgctTGTATCCTATCCTACTATCATCCTGACATATTTTacgatataataacaataaaagtgtaaaatgtctgtaatagtacatttttgtttttcaggtaCTTGTACACATTTTGTCCATTTCAAAATATGACTCAAGTTGAAACTCTGTCATATTGGAATTCTTATCAGGGAATTATTGGGTAaggttttaatttgaaaaataccaGAATGAAGTTTTGTGTATAATCATTGATCAGAAGATTTTGAAATGACACTAAGAACAGAAAAGTGAGGTGTACAGTGATGAAATATTCTATAAACAGTTTTGTAaacaaagttgtttgtttattgtgctAGTTTTTGATTGTGTAGTAATTCTAATCAGTCATAATTAGCCAGGTGTGCAAGTGAAGtaaattgttatataataataataatgaacagaGTAAAAATGAGTTATAATGATAGGCAGGAAGTAAACATTGGTGGTTATACTGAGTTCTACTTATCACTCTAGTTTTCAAGTCAATAAAATTACATCTCTGATTAAGTGAAGTATCACAAAGTTCCTACTTGCTGgtctgtgttttattgttgtaagttagggttgaaacaaagaaagtctgctaaacaaattattcataaaataaagaaaaatgcatTTTAGCTCCATTAATTTATAACTACAGTGTCTGGACAGAGTGGAGGATAGAAAACAATAGTTTTGTTGCAATGTTGATGACTAAAGGAAGCAGATGTGGAGACAAGGACAGATCTGTTGAAGTAAGTATTGAAGTGTGTagtgaatgaaaacattaaaatatcttaccTGGAGTGATAACTGGTGTTTAaatttagtttacacttttaaaaccaaaacacCTTTTCATTATGTAAGTAGTAGTTGAGATATTTTGCCCTCTTTTTAAACATAATTCCTTATTGGTTGCTATTTTTACCTCTGATAACCCATAAGCTTCTTGTTCAAAGCATGCAGTGAGacagttattatattttctatttaattaactttaaattattgttactTGATATACAACTGTTGTTTCACAGGTTACTTTTATGTGTGCACCCAACAATTCCTTGCTTAATGTCACTGAACCAAAAAAGTGTGAATACCAAGCTACTTTTGGAACATTACTGGTCTGCCACAGGGACGCGATGTTAGTGTATCCACGACTCTCTGCTGACCTAAGAGCTGAATGGGACAAAGCAGAGACTGAAttgaaatataatgaaattacagAAAAGGTAAATTTTATAGTAATCTTAGAGGTTTCCATAGTTACTACAGTTTGGTTGTTTAGTTCAAATCTTGCTTTATTAGTTCTACACGGGAATGTTTAGTGCTAGTCTGGGTTAAGTAGTTCCATGTCATGTCGTGCTGGTCTTGGTTTAGTAATTTCCAGTAATGTCTTTAGCTGATTAAGTCCAATTGGTGTTGATTGTTATTCTAAGCACTTTTCTTCTACAAGTCCAGATCATGTAAACAATCTAACTATTATGATACTCTTTATTTGAAAGGTAATAAGTTTATCTATGGTGCaaattttttgtgaaataaatatgcAGATACCAAAATTATTACGACTGATATTATCACTGAGTTACAATGTACAGCTTGTTAATATGACAGTCTTCTAGGTAcaagtatttcatattttctgaTTAACAACTAATGGTAGTGAAATTACTAAGTAAATTACTTCTAAATCCTCTTAAATCTCATGGTAGATACAAGTTCACGAGTCTCGCATCATTATGAAATTTAGTGCAAATTTTAACCTGTTGCTCATTTTATACTTATCTAGGGTTATAAAGCACAGCTTGACAGAATATTCACAAAGGCTGGATTTCAAACATCTCACCACCTCAATAAATCACGAGATCCATCAAGTGACAATAAATACCCAGATGGTGGATTCCAACATTTTGATCAATGCAAACAGGTTGGaattttggttttacaattgTGAGTGGCTTATAACAGAGATAAAactatgttgtgtttataattgtaaaaataaatttatacaaatgtgaacatagaaatatttactttgtttaactTCAGGAACTGGAAGAAGTAAAACAAGAGAGAGATGAACtgaagaaagaaatagaaaacatGAAAGTTTTACTTGGACTTAAGATAACATCATCCAAGCAAAAAGGTTTGTTTACTGTGATGTGTaaaaagaacatttaatatttacaatattttttcagCACATAATTCACTCCATACAGTGTTTGTATAGATTATTACAA
This region includes:
- the LOC143255096 gene encoding N-acetylglucosamine-1-phosphotransferase subunit gamma-like isoform X3, which produces MVPRTRPANFSGPVQFKQLVGKCFNMTGGEYLYTFCPFQNMTQVETLSYWNSYQGIIGVWTEWRIENNSFVAMLMTKGSRCGDKDRSVEVTFMCAPNNSLLNVTEPKKCEYQATFGTLLVCHRDAMLVYPRLSADLRAEWDKAETELKYNEITEKGYKAQLDRIFTKAGFQTSHHLNKSRDPSSDNKYPDGGFQHFDQCKQELEEVKQERDELKKEIENMKVLLGLKITSSKQKAFYWTFGTDSLATLCHKTLNQPTNKCRQQISDGLQ
- the LOC143255096 gene encoding N-acetylglucosamine-1-phosphotransferase subunit gamma-like isoform X2, which gives rise to MDPQEMYFLWTYLFVVILCEGTKVSIKIIQEPASLGYNGNSLVPDNNNHNMVPRTRPANFSGPVQFKQLVGKCFNMTGGEYLYTFCPFQNMTQVETLSYWNSYQGIIGVWTEWRIENNSFVAMLMTKGSRCGDKDRSVEVTFMCAPNNSLLNVTEPKKCEYQATFGTLLVCHRDAMLVYPRLSADLRAEWDKAETELKYNEITEKGYKAQLDRIFTKAGFQTSHHLNKSRDPSSDNKYPDGGFQHFDQCKQELEEVKQERDELKKEIENMKVLLGLKITSSKQKGMDDEDIKFRPIIVL
- the LOC143255096 gene encoding N-acetylglucosamine-1-phosphotransferase subunit gamma-like isoform X1, with translation MDPQEMYFLWTYLFVVILCEGTKVSIKIIQEPASLGYNGNSLVPDNNNHNMVPRTRPANFSGPVQFKQLVGKCFNMTGGEYLYTFCPFQNMTQVETLSYWNSYQGIIGVWTEWRIENNSFVAMLMTKGSRCGDKDRSVEVTFMCAPNNSLLNVTEPKKCEYQATFGTLLVCHRDAMLVYPRLSADLRAEWDKAETELKYNEITEKGYKAQLDRIFTKAGFQTSHHLNKSRDPSSDNKYPDGGFQHFDQCKQELEEVKQERDELKKEIENMKVLLGLKITSSKQKAFYWTFGTDSLATLCHKTLNQPTNKCRQQISDGLQ